Proteins encoded in a region of the Ruegeria sp. AD91A genome:
- the rseP gene encoding RIP metalloprotease RseP produces the protein MDVLSLIPQFGNLLWTIVAFVIALSVIVAVHEYGHYIVGRWSGIHAEVFSIGFGPVLWSRIDKRGTKWQIALLPFGGYVKFLGDANAASGKDEKAMEGIATQSPEELRRTMHGAPLWARAATVAAGPVFNFAMSILVFGLIFWSQGVSKEPLTVGSLQPLPGTVQELREGDVITAIAGTPTPDYDEEGAWQNFIDALPVEPVLNYTVIRDGETLDVQAPWMFPPLIRQVAPRSAAMDIQLKQGDVIMSVNGEPIFAFDQLKDFVEGSDGRVLLLEVWRDGSVLEFALAPRRTDEPQPDGGFVTHWRIGIIGGMMLEPATEPAGILASLTGGVRQTGRIIEGSLSGMWHMVTGAISTCNISGPIGIAETSGAMASQGAQNFIFFIAVLSTAVGLLNLFPIPALDGGHLVFYAYEAIAGKPPSDGALRVLMGVGITFILTLMLFSVSNDLFC, from the coding sequence TTGGACGTACTTTCCCTAATCCCCCAATTTGGCAACCTTCTGTGGACGATAGTTGCGTTTGTCATCGCGTTGTCGGTCATCGTCGCGGTGCACGAATACGGACATTACATTGTTGGACGCTGGTCCGGAATCCATGCCGAGGTCTTCTCGATCGGGTTTGGGCCAGTTCTCTGGAGCCGTATCGACAAGCGGGGAACCAAGTGGCAGATCGCGTTGCTGCCGTTTGGGGGCTATGTAAAGTTCCTGGGCGATGCCAATGCCGCATCCGGCAAGGATGAAAAGGCGATGGAAGGCATCGCAACCCAGAGCCCGGAAGAGCTGCGCCGCACCATGCACGGTGCCCCTTTGTGGGCGCGTGCCGCCACGGTCGCGGCCGGGCCTGTCTTCAATTTTGCGATGTCCATTCTGGTGTTTGGCCTGATCTTCTGGTCACAAGGCGTATCGAAAGAGCCGCTGACAGTCGGATCGTTGCAACCCTTGCCGGGCACCGTGCAGGAGCTGAGAGAAGGTGACGTGATCACGGCCATCGCGGGCACTCCAACGCCAGATTATGATGAAGAGGGGGCATGGCAGAACTTCATTGATGCGCTGCCTGTGGAACCGGTTCTGAACTATACGGTGATCCGTGACGGTGAAACCCTGGATGTTCAGGCACCCTGGATGTTTCCGCCACTGATCCGTCAGGTGGCCCCTCGCAGCGCGGCCATGGATATCCAACTGAAACAAGGCGATGTCATCATGTCAGTGAATGGCGAGCCGATCTTTGCCTTCGACCAGCTGAAAGACTTTGTCGAAGGGTCCGACGGTCGGGTTTTGCTGCTGGAGGTCTGGCGGGACGGGTCCGTGCTGGAATTCGCATTGGCACCCCGACGCACGGATGAACCGCAACCGGATGGTGGTTTTGTAACGCATTGGCGGATTGGGATCATTGGGGGCATGATGCTGGAACCGGCGACTGAACCGGCAGGTATTCTAGCTTCACTGACGGGTGGTGTCAGACAAACGGGTCGTATTATCGAAGGATCGCTGTCGGGCATGTGGCACATGGTGACGGGTGCGATTAGTACCTGCAACATCTCGGGACCGATCGGAATTGCTGAAACCTCGGGTGCCATGGCCAGTCAGGGGGCCCAGAACTTCATCTTCTTTATCGCGGTTCTGTCTACAGCGGTCGGATTGTTGAACCTGTTTCCGATCCCGGCACTGGATGGCGGACATCTTGTGTTCTACGCCTATGAGGCCATCGCCGGAAAGCCACCCAGTGACGGGGCCTTGCGGGTGCTCATGGGGGTGGGGATCACTTTTATCCTCACGCTGATGCTGTTCTCAGTGAGCAACGACCTGTTCTGCTGA
- the dxr gene encoding 1-deoxy-D-xylulose-5-phosphate reductoisomerase, whose protein sequence is MRKVSVFGATGSIGQNTINLISRAPSEYDVVALTGGANIQKLADDARRLGAEIAVTAHENRLDDLRSALAGSDVEAAAGPGAIVEAAARPADWTMSAIVGSAGLAPGIEALKQGSTLALANKETLVCAGSLVLETAKQHGARLLPVDSEHSAVFQALVGEEIEAVERVIITASGGAFRDWPLSDLANATVEQASSHPNWDMGQRITIDSASMFNKALEVIETKEYFGVDPDQIEVLVHPESIVHALVGYRDGAVMAHMGSPDMRHAIGYALHWPERRDLPIQRLDLAKLGQLRFNEPDVARYPALKLARDVMKRGGLAGAVFNAAKERALDHFIARRIGFLDMADAVSAVLDRFDASDSLIDAPMTLDNVQQTDHLARQWVDDTVVERAG, encoded by the coding sequence ATGCGAAAGGTTTCTGTTTTCGGGGCCACCGGGTCGATCGGGCAGAATACGATCAATCTGATTTCGCGCGCGCCGTCCGAGTATGACGTTGTGGCTTTGACGGGGGGCGCCAATATTCAAAAACTTGCGGATGATGCGCGTCGGCTCGGCGCTGAAATTGCCGTCACCGCTCATGAAAACCGGCTTGACGACCTGCGTTCAGCCTTGGCCGGCAGTGACGTTGAGGCGGCTGCGGGCCCCGGCGCTATTGTCGAGGCTGCTGCACGCCCGGCGGATTGGACTATGTCGGCCATTGTCGGCTCGGCAGGGTTGGCGCCGGGTATCGAAGCTTTGAAACAGGGTTCGACACTTGCACTGGCCAACAAAGAGACGCTGGTCTGCGCCGGGTCATTGGTTCTGGAAACGGCCAAACAGCATGGCGCGCGATTGCTGCCGGTAGACAGCGAGCATTCGGCTGTGTTTCAGGCTTTGGTTGGCGAGGAAATCGAAGCGGTTGAGCGCGTGATCATTACGGCCAGCGGCGGCGCGTTCCGTGATTGGCCCCTGAGTGATCTGGCCAACGCAACTGTTGAACAAGCCTCGAGCCATCCGAACTGGGATATGGGGCAGCGTATCACCATCGACAGCGCATCGATGTTCAACAAAGCACTGGAAGTCATAGAAACAAAAGAATACTTTGGCGTCGATCCGGATCAGATCGAAGTGCTGGTTCATCCGGAATCCATAGTGCATGCCTTGGTCGGCTATCGGGATGGCGCCGTTATGGCTCATATGGGATCACCAGATATGCGCCACGCCATTGGATACGCGCTGCATTGGCCTGAAAGACGGGACTTGCCGATACAGCGGCTTGACTTGGCAAAGCTGGGTCAACTGCGTTTCAATGAACCGGATGTGGCGCGTTATCCTGCCCTGAAACTCGCGCGGGACGTGATGAAGCGTGGCGGCCTTGCAGGCGCTGTTTTCAATGCCGCAAAGGAACGCGCGCTGGATCATTTTATCGCACGCCGGATCGGGTTTCTGGATATGGCTGACGCTGTTTCCGCGGTCCTGGACAGGTTCGACGCGTCAGACAGCCTTATTGATGCCCCGATGACCCTTGATAACGTACAGCAAACCGACCATCTGGCACGTCAGTGGGTCGATGACACTGTGGTGGAACGAGCAGGATAG
- a CDS encoding phosphatidate cytidylyltransferase, whose amino-acid sequence MSEGRWSDLTTRVLSAAVLVVIGSIEVWLGGWWFETFIAAACGLMTWELVRIIDPQARGVAVQLGILTSAAVVLSYHLPPIYTLPILLAPALVGVGQVSRSRVLFGLCVVWIVGAGLGFISIRENSGFGWMVWLIAVVVATDVAGYFVGKAVGGPKFWPRVSPKKTWSGTAGGWAAAACVGVVFASQAGFGFGFVVVSVLASMASQAGDIIESAVKRKFGVKDSSNLIPGHGGFLDRFDGMMGAALFVLIAGLIYSPGEM is encoded by the coding sequence ATGAGTGAAGGCCGATGGTCTGACCTGACGACACGGGTCCTTTCTGCTGCTGTTCTGGTCGTAATCGGATCAATCGAAGTCTGGCTTGGCGGTTGGTGGTTCGAAACCTTCATCGCCGCAGCCTGTGGGCTGATGACCTGGGAATTGGTTCGGATTATTGACCCACAGGCCCGGGGCGTGGCTGTGCAATTGGGGATTCTGACAAGCGCGGCGGTTGTCCTCAGCTATCATCTGCCCCCGATCTACACTTTGCCGATCTTGCTTGCGCCTGCGCTTGTGGGTGTCGGGCAGGTCAGTCGTTCCAGGGTTCTGTTTGGGCTGTGTGTCGTCTGGATAGTTGGGGCCGGGCTCGGCTTCATTTCGATCCGGGAAAACTCCGGGTTTGGCTGGATGGTTTGGCTGATCGCGGTCGTGGTCGCCACGGATGTTGCTGGCTATTTTGTTGGCAAGGCGGTTGGCGGGCCGAAGTTCTGGCCAAGGGTAAGCCCAAAAAAGACATGGTCGGGAACGGCTGGTGGATGGGCCGCCGCCGCGTGCGTCGGTGTCGTGTTCGCAAGCCAGGCGGGGTTCGGATTCGGTTTTGTCGTTGTTTCCGTTTTGGCCTCAATGGCCAGTCAGGCTGGTGATATTATCGAAAGCGCGGTCAAACGTAAGTTCGGCGTCAAAGACAGTTCGAACCTGATACCGGGTCATGGCGGCTTTCTGGATCGGTTTGATGGCATGATGGGCGCCGCGCTGTTTGTTCTGATCGCAGGGCTGATCTATTCGCCGGGTGAAATGTAA
- a CDS encoding isoprenyl transferase, producing the protein MPKDPQTDLESGPRHVAIIMDGNGRWAQARGRPRLFGHHAGARRVREVVEACPSLGIKYLTVFAFSTENWKRTQVEVAGLMNLFRRYIIKETRTLADNGIRVRFIGDRVRLDSKLIELMDSLEEETQNNDLVHLTVALNYGGRDEVARATKRLARDVAEGRLKPDEVDEETLPKYLDTRVLPDPDLVIRTSGEARISNFLLWQSAYSEYEFIDTLWPDFSAAELARLCQNYGSRDRRFGAVLA; encoded by the coding sequence ATGCCAAAAGACCCGCAAACCGACCTGGAGTCCGGCCCGCGCCATGTGGCCATCATTATGGATGGCAATGGCCGCTGGGCACAGGCGCGCGGTCGTCCCAGGCTGTTCGGTCACCATGCCGGTGCGCGGCGCGTGCGCGAGGTTGTCGAGGCCTGTCCAAGTTTGGGAATCAAGTATCTGACGGTGTTCGCTTTTTCGACCGAGAACTGGAAGCGGACACAGGTCGAAGTGGCGGGCCTGATGAACCTGTTCCGCCGCTATATCATCAAGGAAACCCGGACACTTGCGGATAATGGCATCCGGGTTCGGTTTATCGGAGACCGCGTCCGGTTGGATTCGAAACTGATCGAGTTGATGGACTCTCTGGAAGAAGAAACCCAGAACAACGATCTTGTTCATTTGACAGTCGCACTGAATTACGGTGGGCGCGATGAAGTCGCGCGCGCCACCAAACGCCTGGCGCGGGATGTGGCTGAGGGGCGGTTAAAGCCCGATGAGGTCGATGAAGAAACCCTGCCTAAGTATTTGGATACGCGCGTTCTTCCCGACCCGGACCTTGTGATCCGAACCAGCGGCGAAGCACGAATTTCGAACTTTCTTCTGTGGCAGTCCGCCTACTCGGAATATGAATTCATCGATACCCTCTGGCCGGACTTCTCTGCCGCTGAACTAGCCCGTCTGTGCCAGAATTACGGCTCAAGAGACCGGCGGTTCGGAGCGGTTCTGGCATGA
- the frr gene encoding ribosome recycling factor, giving the protein MSDDFELDTDDLQRRMDGAMANLRTEFASLRTGRASASMLEPVMVDAYGSMTPINQVGTVNVPEPRMVTVNVWDKSLVGKVEKAIRESGLGINPQLNGTIIMLPIPELNEERRRELSKVAGQYAESARVAIRNVRRDGMDQIKKAKADGMSEDDQKLWEGEVQEMTDEMIKAVDAALETKQAEIMQV; this is encoded by the coding sequence ATGTCTGACGACTTCGAACTGGACACCGATGATCTGCAGCGCCGCATGGATGGCGCAATGGCCAATCTGAGAACCGAATTTGCATCATTGAGAACAGGACGCGCTTCGGCCTCGATGCTGGAACCTGTCATGGTTGACGCTTATGGCTCGATGACGCCAATCAACCAGGTGGGCACCGTGAACGTGCCCGAACCGCGTATGGTCACTGTAAATGTCTGGGATAAGTCACTGGTCGGTAAGGTGGAAAAGGCCATTCGCGAAAGCGGCCTTGGTATCAATCCGCAGTTGAATGGCACCATTATAATGCTGCCGATACCTGAGCTGAACGAGGAACGCCGCCGCGAGCTGAGCAAGGTCGCCGGTCAATATGCGGAAAGCGCACGTGTCGCGATCCGCAATGTGCGTCGCGACGGCATGGATCAGATCAAGAAAGCCAAAGCGGACGGGATGTCGGAAGATGACCAGAAGCTGTGGGAGGGCGAAGTTCAGGAAATGACGGATGAGATGATCAAAGCCGTGGATGCAGCACTGGAAACCAAGCAAGCAGAAATCATGCAGGTCTGA
- the acuI gene encoding acryloyl-CoA reductase: MFNALVMDKDEESGLATGSLKQLSVDDLPHGEVTVAVEYSTVNYKDGLCLSPKGGGLVRAYPHVPGIDYAGTVEVSSDDRYKPGDKVVLTGWRVGEAHWGGYSQKANARADWLVPLPEGLTTRQAMAVGTAGFTAMLAVMALEDHGLTPDRGPVLVTGAAGGVGSVATAILGKLGYEVAAVTGRPETGDYLKSLGATTIVPREELNETTKRPLESESWAGCIDAVGGAMLARVLGQMKYGCSVAAVGLAGGAALPATVIPFLLRGVNLLGIDSVMQPYDNRVRAWKRIATDLPMDKLEAMVQPASLSDLPQLGADILKGQVKGRVVVDVNA, from the coding sequence ATGTTCAATGCTCTTGTAATGGACAAGGATGAAGAAAGCGGACTTGCCACCGGCTCGCTCAAACAGTTGTCAGTGGATGATCTGCCGCATGGTGAAGTCACGGTCGCCGTTGAATATTCCACAGTGAACTACAAGGATGGCCTGTGCCTGTCTCCGAAAGGGGGCGGGCTGGTGCGGGCCTATCCACATGTCCCCGGTATTGATTACGCGGGTACGGTCGAAGTTTCATCGGATGATCGCTACAAGCCCGGTGACAAGGTTGTTCTGACCGGATGGCGCGTGGGCGAGGCTCACTGGGGCGGTTATTCGCAAAAAGCCAACGCGCGGGCCGACTGGCTGGTGCCGCTGCCCGAAGGGCTGACCACGCGGCAGGCCATGGCCGTAGGCACCGCCGGGTTCACTGCGATGCTGGCGGTCATGGCGCTGGAGGATCATGGGCTTACCCCGGATCGGGGGCCGGTATTGGTGACCGGGGCCGCGGGTGGCGTCGGTTCGGTGGCCACAGCCATTCTGGGCAAGCTGGGCTATGAGGTCGCTGCGGTAACCGGGCGCCCCGAAACCGGTGATTATCTGAAATCCCTGGGCGCGACGACAATTGTTCCGCGAGAAGAATTGAATGAGACGACCAAACGCCCTCTGGAAAGCGAATCCTGGGCTGGCTGCATTGACGCTGTTGGCGGCGCCATGCTGGCGCGTGTTCTGGGCCAAATGAAATACGGTTGCTCCGTTGCCGCCGTTGGTTTGGCAGGGGGGGCTGCTTTGCCTGCGACGGTGATTCCATTCCTGCTGCGCGGCGTGAACCTTTTGGGGATCGACAGCGTGATGCAGCCCTATGACAACAGGGTGCGTGCGTGGAAACGGATCGCCACGGATCTGCCGATGGACAAGCTGGAGGCGATGGTTCAACCGGCCAGTCTGTCCGATCTGCCGCAACTGGGGGCCGACATTCTGAAAGGACAGGTCAAGGGGCGCGTCGTGGTTGATGTTAATGCCTGA
- a CDS encoding dimethylsulfoniopropionate demethylase, translated as MPQISASRRLRRTPFSEGVEAAGVKGYTVYNRMLLPTVFESVEADYRHLKTHVQVWDVSCERQVELRGPDAARLMQMLTPRDLRGMLPGQCFYVPIVDETGGMLNDPVAVKLSEDRWWISIADSDLLLWVKGIAVGYRLDVLVDEPDVSPLAVQGPKADDLMARVFGDRVRDIRFFKFDMFEFEGRDLAVARSGYSKQGGFEIYVDGSDIGMPLWNALFTAGEDLQVRAGCPNLIERIEGGLLSYGNDMTDDNTPHECGLGKFCNTHTAIGCIGRDALLRVAKEGPVQQIRPIAIDGDPVPGCDRPWGMFADGKRVGQVTSAAWSPDFETNVAIGMVRLSHWDAGTELDVETPDGMRRATVQSHFWI; from the coding sequence ATGCCACAGATTTCCGCCTCACGCCGCTTGCGGCGCACTCCGTTCTCTGAAGGGGTCGAAGCTGCCGGGGTCAAGGGATACACGGTCTACAACCGTATGTTGTTGCCGACGGTTTTTGAAAGCGTTGAAGCTGATTATCGGCACCTGAAAACCCATGTGCAGGTCTGGGATGTGTCTTGCGAGCGGCAGGTCGAATTGCGTGGCCCTGATGCTGCACGTCTGATGCAGATGCTGACCCCGCGCGATCTGCGCGGTATGTTGCCGGGGCAATGTTTCTACGTGCCTATCGTTGATGAAACCGGCGGCATGCTGAACGACCCGGTTGCGGTGAAACTGTCTGAAGACCGCTGGTGGATATCGATTGCCGACAGCGATCTGTTGCTGTGGGTCAAGGGTATCGCCGTTGGCTACCGTCTGGATGTGCTGGTGGATGAACCTGATGTGTCGCCGCTTGCCGTTCAGGGGCCCAAGGCGGACGATCTGATGGCCCGTGTGTTCGGCGATCGCGTGCGGGACATCCGGTTTTTCAAATTTGATATGTTCGAGTTCGAAGGACGGGATCTGGCCGTCGCACGATCCGGCTATTCGAAACAGGGCGGGTTCGAGATCTATGTGGATGGCAGCGATATCGGCATGCCTTTGTGGAACGCGTTATTTACGGCAGGCGAAGACCTGCAGGTGCGCGCGGGCTGTCCGAACCTGATTGAGCGTATAGAGGGCGGCTTGTTGTCTTACGGGAACGACATGACCGATGACAATACACCGCATGAATGCGGTCTGGGGAAGTTCTGTAACACGCATACCGCGATTGGCTGCATCGGCAGGGACGCATTGTTGCGTGTCGCCAAAGAGGGACCAGTACAGCAAATCCGACCTATCGCCATTGATGGTGATCCGGTGCCGGGTTGCGATCGTCCCTGGGGTATGTTTGCGGACGGAAAGCGTGTGGGGCAGGTGACTTCGGCGGCCTGGTCTCCTGATTTTGAAACCAACGTCGCGATCGGTATGGTGCGCCTGAGCCATTGGGATGCCGGAACGGAACTGGACGTGGAGACACCGGATGGGATGCGTCGCGCAACCGTGCAATCGCATTTCTGGATCTAA
- a CDS encoding DinB family protein, whose protein sequence is MITGAYAREMARYNHWQNKQLSEFLQSLTPKELTLERGAFFGSIMGTVNHLLWGDWMWMSRFEKRDGPDGNIHNAGGGIHESVYLCPDLQSWLALREKIDGRIQKWAKGLGDDPLTGSFTWYSAAKEADVTMPYALCVIHFFNHQTHHRGQVHKMLTETGSEAPVSDIVFMPEEV, encoded by the coding sequence ATGATCACGGGCGCGTATGCGCGGGAAATGGCGCGGTACAATCATTGGCAAAACAAGCAGTTGTCAGAGTTTTTGCAATCTCTGACACCCAAGGAACTGACCCTTGAACGCGGGGCGTTTTTTGGCTCGATCATGGGCACGGTAAACCATTTGCTGTGGGGCGATTGGATGTGGATGTCTCGTTTCGAAAAGCGCGACGGGCCCGACGGCAATATTCACAATGCGGGCGGGGGTATCCATGAAAGTGTATACCTGTGCCCGGACCTGCAAAGCTGGTTGGCGTTACGCGAGAAGATTGATGGCCGTATCCAGAAATGGGCGAAAGGGTTGGGGGATGATCCGCTGACCGGATCGTTCACGTGGTACTCTGCCGCGAAAGAAGCCGATGTCACAATGCCTTACGCGTTGTGTGTGATCCATTTCTTCAATCACCAGACCCACCACAGGGGACAAGTGCATAAAATGCTGACCGAGACGGGCTCGGAAGCGCCTGTCAGTGATATCGTCTTTATGCCCGAGGAGGTATGA
- a CDS encoding DUF1326 domain-containing protein, producing the protein MAKNRKQDADRLPVSQRIDSRMPNPKRREMSPTEWAIKGELILNCSCDVFCPCVVSLGAHPPTEGHCHAWMGIIVDEGHYEGEDLSGLNVGLLVDIPGRMGEGQWKVAAYVDERASGKAYNGLLQIFSGQAGGTTGLFTMLVSEIIGAERAPVQIERDGNKRRIAIGRKIQGEIEMLAGKDPEHPVMVSNSKYWMGPDIIVARGTKSKVRDYGRVWDFGGKSAEICPIDWHGPK; encoded by the coding sequence ATGGCTAAAAACAGAAAACAAGACGCCGATCGGCTACCTGTCAGCCAGCGCATCGACAGCCGCATGCCCAATCCCAAGCGGCGTGAAATGAGCCCGACGGAATGGGCCATCAAGGGCGAGCTGATCCTGAACTGTTCATGTGACGTGTTCTGCCCCTGTGTAGTGTCACTGGGCGCGCATCCTCCGACGGAAGGTCATTGTCATGCGTGGATGGGTATCATCGTTGATGAAGGCCACTATGAAGGCGAGGATCTGTCGGGCCTGAATGTCGGGTTGCTGGTCGATATTCCGGGCCGGATGGGTGAAGGCCAGTGGAAAGTCGCCGCTTACGTTGATGAGCGTGCAAGCGGCAAGGCATATAACGGGTTGTTGCAAATCTTCAGCGGTCAGGCGGGCGGTACCACCGGACTGTTTACTATGCTGGTCAGCGAGATCATTGGGGCGGAACGAGCTCCGGTCCAGATTGAGCGCGACGGAAACAAACGCCGGATCGCGATTGGTCGCAAAATCCAGGGCGAGATCGAGATGCTTGCGGGCAAGGATCCGGAGCATCCGGTGATGGTTTCAAACTCCAAATACTGGATGGGACCGGACATCATCGTGGCGCGTGGTACCAAATCGAAGGTGCGCGACTACGGCAGGGTCTGGGATTTCGGCGGCAAGTCCGCTGAAATCTGCCCCATCGACTGGCATGGGCCCAAATGA
- a CDS encoding DUF2182 domain-containing protein, with protein sequence MWLGFYVLILLAWWIMFSMSRDMDLDLIGRPGPMGQAMAAMDPRMDMYMPMAEFGPLFSMWAIMMAAMMLPTLIPTLRSYEDLIRSANGSRGGWLGVLAGYSVVWVGFAALIAGIQLLLLFGGVVDMLGIAKSGWVAGGLMIAVGAFQFSRVKEVCHGVCHAPMTYFLGHWRTGFSGGLRMGLGLGAFCVGCCWGFMALGFVGGVMSLLWMGLATLFMVLEKLPQIGHAVTRPMGFVLIAGGLFLLVYPISYGG encoded by the coding sequence ATGTGGCTGGGCTTTTATGTTCTGATCCTGTTGGCGTGGTGGATCATGTTCTCGATGAGCCGGGACATGGACCTTGATCTGATCGGTCGCCCGGGGCCGATGGGGCAGGCGATGGCCGCAATGGATCCGCGCATGGATATGTACATGCCGATGGCCGAGTTCGGCCCGCTGTTTTCAATGTGGGCGATCATGATGGCGGCGATGATGCTGCCGACCCTGATTCCGACCCTGCGCAGTTACGAGGACCTGATCCGCAGTGCAAATGGCAGCCGCGGAGGCTGGCTGGGGGTTCTGGCCGGGTATTCCGTCGTCTGGGTCGGGTTTGCGGCTCTTATCGCAGGAATACAACTGCTTCTGCTGTTTGGTGGCGTTGTCGATATGCTGGGTATTGCCAAATCCGGCTGGGTCGCGGGCGGCTTGATGATTGCCGTGGGCGCCTTTCAGTTTTCCCGCGTCAAAGAGGTTTGCCACGGTGTTTGCCATGCTCCGATGACTTATTTCCTTGGGCATTGGAGAACCGGTTTTTCAGGCGGTTTACGTATGGGCCTGGGTCTTGGTGCCTTTTGCGTCGGCTGTTGCTGGGGCTTCATGGCACTTGGCTTTGTCGGCGGTGTCATGAGCCTGTTGTGGATGGGGCTCGCAACCCTGTTCATGGTTTTGGAGAAACTCCCTCAGATCGGGCACGCTGTGACCCGTCCAATGGGATTTGTATTAATTGCGGGCGGTCTTTTTCTGCTCGTGTACCCAATTAGCTACGGAGGATAA
- a CDS encoding FadR/GntR family transcriptional regulator yields the protein MKTAPRKTADLSAQIAQAIRDAIVSGELIVDARLPSEAELSDQFQVSRPTVREALKRLAAQSLIRTQRGASGGAFVNRLSFEDAYSQQVTTSTLLLSMNAVSFDTACEARYALERACAPLSAQRRTADHLATMRAEIFRQSQPGLTDEAFCASDVTLHRALVDGAGNPVLSYQLAGAVEAMQPLMNMITFTARSREEIIRLHVKIVDALETKDADTVDSALIDLERYTRRLAHDVAKSKRKPT from the coding sequence ATGAAAACCGCGCCCCGAAAAACCGCAGACCTGTCTGCCCAGATCGCCCAGGCCATTCGGGATGCGATCGTGTCGGGTGAGCTGATCGTGGACGCGCGCTTGCCATCCGAAGCGGAACTGTCGGATCAGTTCCAGGTCTCTCGCCCGACTGTGCGTGAAGCATTGAAACGGCTGGCAGCGCAATCCCTGATCCGCACACAACGCGGCGCTTCCGGCGGCGCGTTTGTAAATCGCCTGAGCTTTGAGGACGCCTATTCTCAGCAAGTCACGACTTCGACATTGTTGCTGTCGATGAATGCGGTCAGCTTCGATACGGCTTGCGAGGCGCGATATGCCCTGGAAAGAGCCTGTGCGCCTTTGTCCGCGCAGCGACGCACTGCAGATCACCTGGCGACTATGCGGGCGGAGATATTCCGACAGTCCCAACCCGGCCTGACGGATGAAGCCTTTTGCGCATCAGACGTGACTTTACATCGCGCGTTGGTGGATGGGGCTGGAAACCCGGTCCTGTCCTATCAACTGGCAGGTGCTGTGGAAGCGATGCAACCGCTGATGAACATGATCACTTTCACTGCGCGATCCCGCGAGGAAATTATCCGCCTGCATGTTAAAATAGTGGACGCGCTTGAGACAAAAGATGCAGATACCGTGGACTCCGCACTGATTGATCTGGAACGTTACACACGACGACTGGCCCATGATGTGGCCAAGAGCAAACGTAAACCGACTTGA